GACTTACTAGCAGAGCTTTGAACTAGATTCATCAGGGGGAGGGATGTGCTTCTGAGTGTcagagagaaagcaagaaacACCAGCActctggtggcagcagcagggaaacacCTGTAAATTGTCCTAAAGGAATTAGGGATGGCCTGTCACAAATGGTGAAgaggccattctatgattctgtgagtgGTATATTAGGTGCTGTGATTTTCTGCATCTTATTACCTAAAACCAAAAGGATatgaaaacttaaaattaaTAAGCTTTGACTTCTATGCAGACTGgtgatgcttttattttcttttgtgggttatattattttgttaaatgtctgttttattttccagaagacACTTTTTCTAGGTAAACTTGTTGGATCTGATAATAAATCCTTACTGAAAGAGGCTGAAATGGTTTGTGTTAAATTTTATGCATACTGGAACACTGCACAGTTGTTCCTAGTGTAGACAGGCTGTTCCTGCAGTAGAAGGCATGTTTCTAGTGGAAATGGTGGCTCacccttttctgttttattatcTTTAAATATTACTGAGACAATCCATTCCAGTTCTATGTTTATTGTGTGGGAATTGTCCTTTTTTTGTAGGTAGAGTAActgagggagggaaagagagtCTTATTTGTGATTACACAGACAGTGTAATTATATGCTTTATTATAATCAATTTGCATAGAAATGTGAATGACTGGGTACATCTACTGACTTGTAAACAAAATCATTATAGTTGAATATTTTGCAGAATTGATCAAAAcctaattattaatttttttctttttttttaaggaacttCATGTTGGTGTTGCTTATGCCAGAATATAGTAAACAAGGCAAATTAGCTCCAGCCTTGTGTAAACGTTTAATTGGCCAACATGATGCAATTGAGCATGAATTCCAGGTGGCtttggaaatgaaagagaattgAGCACACTGGCTGGAAGCTGAACGTGATGACGGCCTGGTCTATGGTAGGCAAGCTGAAAATGGAGAAGAGGCACTCcagagaagacagaaatgtGGAACAAGACGCGGGAGAATGCAGTGCTGAATCTGAGGAATGGACGAGCTCAGAAAGTGACCCTGAGCAACCATACTTCAGAGGCAGTACTCagtggagagaaaaggaggtttCCACCAAGCCACATCGGCCGCTCTGCCGGTCCCCATGTCTGGATCGCCCAAGTTTTTCACAGAGCAGTATCACACAAGACTTGAAGCTAGATGAATGCAAAACAAATTTGGACAAGGAATACCAAGCTAAAATGGATTTTGCTTTAAAGCTTGGGTATGCAGGAGATCAGATCCAGGCTGTACTGAATAAGCTGGGAGCAGATGCGCTCATCAATGATGTTCTAGCAGAGCTTGTGAGACTTGGCAACAAAAGTGAATCAGAGGGACAAAGCACTGCCAGCAGTACCACTGGTACTCTGGTGTCAAGAGGCCCTTGCCCAAAGGAAATAGCAAGCCCCGAATTGTCACTGGAAGATGAAGTGGTGGATAACAGTGATAACTTGAGGCCAATTGTCATTGATGGAAGCAATGTCGCTATGAggtgggtgtccctgtcacaatatttgaaaataataaatcactaaaatattaaaaaaaaaaatactgacagCAAAGTAATTTTAAGTTATGTAGACTATTACACTGATAATACATCTATTTTATGGACTCTTTAGTCTAGGCTTTTAATTATGCTGTTATTCCTTTATATGTAATCCATATTCCAGTTCCCCTGCCCTCATTTTAAATCCAAGTTCTCACCTCAAGTCTTTTGTTCAAGCAATCTCTTTGCAGTGTTCTTTTGTGTAGATGGGTTTAGTATTTTGAAGTCCTTGAACAATACTGAAAATTGTTTCTGGACattaaaagaaagtaatttaagtAGGGTAGGAAAACTTGGTTCTTTCTAAAGTGACATACAGTGTAAGGTAATGAAATGCAGTGAATTTGTGGTATTTGAGCTCTTGATGACTGAACCTGCTCAGTATTCAAAGCAATTTAGCTGTGTCAGAACAGGGATAACACATGAGCTAAACCTGCTGACCAGCATGGCTATACTGCTTGCTCCACCTCGAGTACTGAGTGCAGTTTTGggcatccaaaggagggccacaaGGATGGGGGAGGTTCTGGAGGGGAAGCCTTATGAAGAGTGGCTGAGTTCACTTgatttgttcagcctggagaagaggagaccGAGGTCAGACCTTACTGTGGTCTTCAATATCTTCacaaggggaagcagaggggcaggtaCCAATCTCTTCACTCTTGAGACCAATGACAGGACTTGAGAAAATGGCACAAAGaggagtcaggggaggtttaggttggatattagaaaaaggtttttcacccagaaggtggttgagcactggaacagactcccaaggcagtggtcacagcacccaACCTGTCTGAGTTCAAGAAATGTTTGcacaacactctcaggcacatggtgggattcttggggtgtcctacatggggccaggagttggatttcAATGGTCCTTGTGGGCCCCTTCTGACTCGGGATATTCTGTGTACATTTGGCTGCTTAGGCTAACACTAACCCAAGAGATACCTGTCCTGTGCCACTTTTGAACATGTCTGTAGAGTACAGAGTTCAGCTAGCCAATGATTTGTTTATCATTGAGtaagtatgatttttttttatgagggCTTGTGTGCTGTTTTAGAGAATCCTTTGagtttcagaaaacaaatttttgatGGGGATGGGACTTGAACAACTTTGACACAATTACTTCTTTCCTATAAAAAGTTCTAATATAAATGAAGAACATTTAATATCAGAGGAAAAGATTTTCTTAATAGAGAGGTTTAAAAGCACTTATCACCCATGGCAATCTGCATTGTTCATTCCTCTTTTTGTGATGGCATTTTATGGTGCTACTTAAGGTGAGCTCAGTTTGTCGGGGAAAGTGATATTTTTCATTAGGTCAgctaataaaatgaaaaaacctgaaaaacttCATGTTTATTCGCTTTTGCTCTGGGGATAGTAAAATTTCACCATTTATAGACTTTTTAAGTAGCAGGGTTGCTGTAATCTGACAGCTGAATAGCTCTGTACAGTTGTCTTTTTCCAATTATGTAAGGAGGCCTAGTAAAAATTTACagactttgttttccttatatCCTTTGACCATGGCagctttagaagaaaaaaacaaccaaaccaccacaacaaaaaccaaaaccaaatgtAACTTTTGTCCTTGCTGTTTCTAAAACTTGCATGTTCTTCAGCCATGGGAACAAAGAAGGATTTTCCTGCCGGGGAATTCAACTAGCTGTTGATTGGTTTCTGGAAAAAGGACATAAAGATATCACTGTGTTTGTACCTGCATGGAGAAAAGAACAGTCTCGACCTGATGCACCAATTACAGGTAACATCAAGATTTTCTTCGACCCCttggttaaaaagaaaaaaaaaattgtcatttatTGTCATATTTCTGATGGGTCCAGTACTGGACTGTGGATGTGGTGATGATGATGTTGCACTCAGGTGTTTGTTTGAAAACATAACAGTTTCATTGGTTaggaaacaaatatttaaatatctgcaTGTGTTAACCATGATGTGGATTTTGTAACATTATTGGATGGTTTCAACACTTTTGAGAAGCAGCAGTTGAAATTTTCCCATGTGCAAGCGTTGTTGTTTGGCATACAGGAACTGAGTTATTTGCTGGGTGAGCATGAAATAAGTAGTAACAGGCCAGGGATTCAGTTAGTAGGGCTATCTTGAACACTGAAAAGGCAGCGTGTGTTTTTACCTATAGAAAGTCTTTGCATTTTACTCTAGACTAACAAGGCTATTGTGATACAGTAACACTTGAGTTCCTGACATGTTCAGGAAGACTGAGTAAAGGTACATGGCTACAGAGTGGTTATGAAGTTCAAATATTGGATATTTACTCAGTGCTTTGAAAcctcagaaataaaatccacatCTAGGTGGTTTTTAATCATAATGAGGACTGTGCATAATTGCAAGATACTTTGTCAGACAAGAAAGGCAAGAATTTTCATAATACAAAggttgcatttctttcttttaaaatgtttttaaaagctgctcaaccaaaattattttacagatcAAGAAATCTTACGTAaattggagaaagaaaagattctTGTTTTCACCCCATCTCGAAGAGTTCAGGGAAGAAGAGTAGTGTGCTATGATGATCGATTCATAGTAAAACTTGCTTTCGACTCAGATGGCATCATTGTGTCAAATGATAACTATCGGgatcttcaaaatgaaaaaccaGAATGGAAGAAGTTCATCGAGGAGCGGCTGCTAATGTATTCTTTTGTGAATGACAAGTAtgggttttttcttcaaaagtaaATGAATTTGCTAATTCAGCGTTCTCAGGAAAAACTGGtcatgtttcatttcttttcccttagATTTATGCCTCCAGATGATCCTTTAGGACGTCATGGTCCAAGCCTTGaaaatttcttaagaaaaagGCCGGTTATTCCTGAACATAAGAAACAACCGTGTCCTTATGGTAAGTGCCCAATTCAGATTGATTTGTTGCATTTAAAGATAGGTGAAGCAAGCAATTAACACCTTGTCATTACCAGACAAAATGTACCATTTTTCATGTTGCCATCCAAGCACAGTGTCTGCTTTCATACCCCTCATGcacatatttataaaaacagtGTAGCAGAAAATTGAGGATTATGAGATACACCTTGTgcataatacagaaaaatacaaaaataatatatttttgctattttactCTGGTTTGTGTTCAAGGGAGGAGATCTGTAATTAATAAAACTGTGTTAAAGCTGATTTGTTTTTATAGCACTGTGTGTATGTTGTCATGATTGAAATCATAAgccagtaggaaaaaaaattggtgtgTCTTGCCTTTGATGCAGGTAGACATGGAtgcaggcaggagaggctgtGACTGCCTGTATATATAAAGTACATCATTATCCTTAGAGGTTTAATATAGAAATACTACAATTGCAAAGTGGTGaaagatataaagaaaaaagatggcAACTGGTGCTATTAATGggtttttgatttatttaacctgaaaacccttttctttcAGGTAAAAAGTGCACCTATGGGCACAAATGTAAATATTACCACCCAGAACGTGCAAACCAGCCTCAAAGGTCAGTAGCGGATGAGCTTCGAATAAGTGCCAAATTATCTGCTGTGAAAACTATGAGTGAGGGAGCTTTGGCCAAATGTGGCACAGGGCCATCCAGCTCCAAAGGAGAAATCAGTTCTGAAGTGAAACGCATTGCCCCAAAACGTCAGTCAGATCCAAGCATTAGGTCAGTAGCTGTGGAGCCTGAGGAAAAGTTATCAGCAGCCCGGAAGTCCGAGGCCAGCTCTGTCCCGTCTCTGGTTTCTGCATTAAGTGTACCAACGCTCCCTCCACCAAAAAGCCATGCAGCTGGTGCATTAAATACTCGTTCTGCAAGCAGTCCGGTGCCAGGTTCCTCACAGTTCGTACATCAGAAATCCTCACTGGAACATATGTCCAGTGTGCAATATCCTCCTATACTAGTCACCAATAGCCATGGCACCTCAGTTAGCTATATTGACCAGTATCCCAAATATGAGTCACTGGGGGACCATGGCTATTACTCCTTACTCAGTGATTTCTCCAACTTAAGCATAAGTAGTATCCGTAACTCAGATTATTACGGGGCTGATATGGACCAGGGGATGTATTCTAGAAACTCAAGCCCCTGTCCTGACAATTGCTTAAGCCATACAAGTAATGATTCTTATTCCTCTTACAATGACTTGTATCTGGGTGTAGCAGATGCCAGTCCAGAAGACAATGTGAAGAGCCACAGACTGCCATCGAAAAATCGTCTTCAGCCTTTCCCTCATGGTTACCATGAAGCCTTAAATAGAGGTCAGAGTTACGGAACTGAAGAGCCTAAGCAATCCCTTCGCAAACAGTCAGTTTCCCACTTAG
The sequence above is a segment of the Vidua chalybeata isolate OUT-0048 chromosome 14, bVidCha1 merged haplotype, whole genome shotgun sequence genome. Coding sequences within it:
- the ZC3H12B gene encoding probable ribonuclease ZC3H12B, encoding MTAWSMVGKLKMEKRHSREDRNVEQDAGECSAESEEWTSSESDPEQPYFRGSTQWREKEVSTKPHRPLCRSPCLDRPSFSQSSITQDLKLDECKTNLDKEYQAKMDFALKLGYAGDQIQAVLNKLGADALINDVLAELVRLGNKSESEGQSTASSTTGTLVSRGPCPKEIASPELSLEDEVVDNSDNLRPIVIDGSNVAMSHGNKEGFSCRGIQLAVDWFLEKGHKDITVFVPAWRKEQSRPDAPITDQEILRKLEKEKILVFTPSRRVQGRRVVCYDDRFIVKLAFDSDGIIVSNDNYRDLQNEKPEWKKFIEERLLMYSFVNDKFMPPDDPLGRHGPSLENFLRKRPVIPEHKKQPCPYGKKCTYGHKCKYYHPERANQPQRSVADELRISAKLSAVKTMSEGALAKCGTGPSSSKGEISSEVKRIAPKRQSDPSIRSVAVEPEEKLSAARKSEASSVPSLVSALSVPTLPPPKSHAAGALNTRSASSPVPGSSQFVHQKSSLEHMSSVQYPPILVTNSHGTSVSYIDQYPKYESLGDHGYYSLLSDFSNLSISSIRNSDYYGADMDQGMYSRNSSPCPDNCLSHTSNDSYSSYNDLYLGVADASPEDNVKSHRLPSKNRLQPFPHGYHEALNRGQSYGTEEPKQSLRKQSVSHLGLHAQHPVVGARSSCPGEYPVPQNVHPSTAQPSRALVMTRMDSISDSRLYESNPTRQRRPPLCREQHASWDPLPCASDSYTYHSYPLSNNLMQPCYEPVMVRSMPEKMEQLWRNPWIGICGEPREPHIIPEHQYQTYKNLCNIFPPSVVLSVMEKNPHMTDAQQLAAMIVAKLRTGR